A single window of uncultured Pseudodesulfovibrio sp. DNA harbors:
- a CDS encoding cobalt transporter: MPGVAAHIRELDPRLKLVVALVLGPCLWKVHVLAVAVYIVFLFFLVWPLAAGQSVGFKMIRSLLVFVLFWVGIKMALDGVSGVPVEFIVMDGFQLGARLVALLLLGLGLALSTSARSLGLAVSWALRPLIGQERAWRAALSLALMIHFLPICLETLAKVKEVASRRCLGSGLSVRMRVIPLALVRNLGQKTWNQTLAVACRRLDSADAWAPDFSWRIQDGIAAFFCMTVIIVMFFI, from the coding sequence ATGCCCGGTGTGGCTGCTCATATCAGGGAATTGGACCCACGCTTGAAACTGGTTGTTGCTCTTGTGCTTGGCCCATGTTTGTGGAAGGTCCATGTCCTTGCGGTGGCTGTGTACATAGTCTTTTTGTTTTTTCTTGTTTGGCCTTTGGCTGCAGGGCAGTCTGTCGGATTCAAGATGATTCGGAGTCTTTTGGTTTTTGTTCTTTTTTGGGTGGGGATCAAGATGGCATTGGATGGTGTCTCCGGTGTGCCTGTAGAGTTTATAGTGATGGATGGTTTTCAATTGGGCGCACGGCTGGTTGCATTGCTTTTGCTTGGATTGGGATTGGCATTGTCTACATCTGCACGGTCTCTTGGACTTGCTGTCTCGTGGGCTTTGCGACCACTGATCGGGCAGGAAAGAGCTTGGCGTGCTGCCTTATCTCTTGCATTAATGATTCATTTTTTGCCTATCTGTTTGGAGACCCTCGCCAAGGTTAAGGAAGTGGCGTCGCGGCGATGTCTCGGGTCTGGGCTGAGTGTGCGGATGCGTGTCATCCCATTGGCCTTGGTGCGTAACCTTGGTCAGAAAACATGGAACCAAACGCTGGCGGTGGCTTGTCGCCGGTTGGATTCAGCCGATGCATGGGCTCCCGATTTTTCTTGGCGTATACAGGATGGCATAGCTGCTTTTTTTTGTATGACGGTAATCATCGTCATGTTCTTTATTTGA
- a CDS encoding DUF4198 domain-containing protein, translating to MSLQRIVLALVCVFWATTASAHFGMLIPDTDETTQQKRDVELTLSFSHPFELQGMELEKPAEFFLVIDDGKRMDLLSTLKETRVMDHTGWKTSYTPKRPGMYSFVFDPVPYKEDAENNYIRHITKVVVDGFGEGEEWNKPLGLETEIVPLTRPFGNYAGNVFQGTIMYKGKPAPFTRVEVEFYNKDGKRTAPNERMVTQEVIADSNGVFTFVCPWQGWWGFAGLTTADEPYKGRELELGAVIWVEMK from the coding sequence ATGAGTTTACAGAGAATCGTATTGGCATTGGTTTGCGTTTTTTGGGCGACAACCGCTTCCGCTCATTTTGGTATGTTAATTCCTGATACGGACGAGACAACACAGCAGAAGCGTGATGTTGAGTTGACCTTGTCTTTTTCCCATCCATTTGAATTGCAAGGGATGGAGTTGGAGAAACCCGCTGAATTTTTTTTGGTCATAGATGATGGTAAACGCATGGATTTGTTGTCCACACTTAAAGAAACCCGCGTTATGGATCATACCGGTTGGAAAACTTCCTATACACCCAAGCGTCCTGGGATGTACTCATTCGTTTTTGATCCGGTTCCGTACAAGGAAGATGCCGAGAATAATTATATCCGTCATATTACCAAGGTTGTTGTCGATGGTTTTGGTGAAGGTGAGGAATGGAACAAACCGTTAGGTTTGGAAACAGAAATTGTTCCTTTGACCCGTCCGTTCGGTAATTATGCCGGAAACGTATTTCAGGGCACAATTATGTATAAGGGCAAGCCTGCACCGTTTACCCGTGTCGAAGTTGAATTTTACAACAAAGACGGCAAGCGTACCGCTCCAAATGAACGTATGGTTACTCAAGAAGTGATCGCCGACTCAAATGGCGTTTTTACTTTTGTTTGTCCGTGGCAGGGTTGGTGGGGATTCGCTGGTTTGACGACTGCTGATGAACCATACAAAGGTCGTGAGCTTGAACTCGGCGCAGTGATCTGGGTCGAAATGAAGTAA
- a CDS encoding phenylacetate--CoA ligase has protein sequence MYFDSVEAMDRAELEQLQVERLKKTIENAKKSPFYSERLADFNVDDIRTADDITKLPFTTKNDLRSQYPHGLLTKPLEDFVRMHASSGTTGTPTAIFYTQKDLDTWAELMARSMYACGCRKSDTLQNMSGYGLFTGGLGIHYGSERLGMITIPSGAGNTKRQIKLIRDHNVSVLHIIPSFALYFAQQVQEAGFKTEDMPWRIALIGAEPHTEEARAKIEEMMNIKAYNSYGLSEMNGPGVAFECIHQTGMHLWEDAYIAEIIDPATGEHVAEGEIGELVMTTIRRDGMPIIRYRTRDLTRFIPGQCECGRTHRRIDRITGRADDMMILKGVNIYPMQIEQCLMSMPEVGQNYLIELVREGVSDHMTVKVEIKEEFFVEDMRALQGLQKKIAKTLCSEILLTPRVELCQHDSIPKTEGKAVRVIDTRDED, from the coding sequence ATGTACTTCGACTCAGTAGAGGCAATGGACCGCGCCGAACTGGAACAACTCCAGGTCGAACGCCTCAAGAAGACCATCGAGAATGCCAAAAAGTCACCGTTTTATTCGGAACGTCTGGCCGACTTCAATGTCGATGACATTCGCACAGCAGATGATATTACCAAGCTGCCCTTCACCACGAAGAATGATCTTCGCAGCCAATATCCCCACGGTCTGCTGACCAAACCGCTGGAAGACTTTGTACGCATGCATGCGTCTTCCGGTACCACTGGTACACCTACCGCAATTTTCTATACCCAAAAGGACCTGGATACATGGGCCGAACTCATGGCTCGCTCCATGTACGCCTGCGGTTGCCGCAAATCCGACACTCTCCAGAACATGTCCGGGTACGGTTTGTTCACTGGAGGACTCGGAATTCACTATGGTTCCGAACGACTGGGCATGATCACAATCCCATCCGGCGCAGGCAATACCAAACGCCAGATCAAGCTTATTCGTGATCACAATGTTTCTGTACTGCACATCATACCATCATTTGCCCTGTACTTTGCTCAACAAGTTCAGGAAGCAGGCTTCAAGACGGAAGACATGCCGTGGCGCATCGCCCTTATCGGGGCGGAACCACACACCGAAGAAGCCCGCGCCAAAATTGAAGAAATGATGAATATCAAGGCATACAACTCCTATGGCCTTTCCGAAATGAACGGTCCCGGTGTTGCATTTGAATGTATTCACCAGACAGGTATGCACCTCTGGGAAGATGCTTACATTGCTGAAATCATCGACCCCGCAACAGGTGAACATGTTGCCGAAGGCGAAATCGGTGAGCTTGTCATGACGACCATTAGGCGAGATGGTATGCCCATCATTCGCTACCGCACCCGCGACCTGACCCGCTTCATTCCAGGCCAGTGCGAATGTGGCCGCACCCACCGCCGAATTGACCGCATCACGGGTCGTGCCGATGACATGATGATCTTGAAAGGGGTAAATATCTACCCCATGCAAATCGAACAGTGCCTCATGTCCATGCCCGAAGTTGGTCAAAACTATCTCATCGAACTGGTTCGTGAAGGCGTGTCCGATCACATGACGGTCAAGGTCGAAATCAAAGAAGAATTCTTCGTAGAAGATATGCGCGCCCTGCAGGGATTACAAAAGAAAATTGCCAAGACCTTGTGCAGCGAAATCCTGCTCACACCACGCGTGGAATTGTGCCAGCATGACTCCATTCCAAAAACGGAAGGCAAGGCTGTACGCGTCATCGATACGCGCGACGAGGACTAA
- a CDS encoding TlyA family RNA methyltransferase: protein MAKKQRADQLLAASGAVESREKAKRLIMAGKVHYMDRGQKIPVGKPGQQFFPDTEFVVPDDSRFVSRGAYKLLTAIEEFSIDFTNKIALDAGASTGGFTDCMLQHGATRVYAIDVGYGQLHEKLRQDDRVINMERTNVRHAEQDLIPELVDVIVADVSFISLTKILPACCQFLKDDGELVVLIKPQFEVGPGLTDKGVVRDENLRQETVDVVTGFCENELSLIIKGVVPSKILGPKGNQEYMAYMAKA from the coding sequence GTGGCGAAAAAACAACGGGCTGATCAGTTGCTTGCCGCATCCGGTGCGGTGGAAAGCAGAGAAAAAGCCAAACGACTCATTATGGCCGGAAAAGTCCACTATATGGACCGAGGCCAAAAAATCCCCGTGGGCAAACCCGGACAACAATTCTTCCCGGATACGGAATTTGTTGTCCCGGATGACTCTCGTTTTGTCTCACGCGGTGCCTATAAGCTGCTGACGGCTATTGAAGAATTTTCCATCGATTTCACAAACAAAATCGCTTTGGATGCAGGAGCGTCAACTGGTGGATTTACCGACTGTATGCTTCAACACGGCGCAACACGGGTGTATGCCATCGATGTCGGCTATGGTCAGTTGCACGAAAAACTCCGGCAGGACGATCGGGTCATCAACATGGAACGAACGAATGTCCGCCATGCCGAACAAGACCTTATTCCAGAGCTTGTCGATGTCATCGTAGCCGATGTATCCTTCATTTCCCTGACGAAAATCCTTCCGGCCTGCTGCCAATTCCTCAAGGACGACGGGGAGCTTGTCGTACTCATCAAACCACAATTCGAAGTCGGCCCCGGCCTGACTGATAAAGGCGTGGTCCGTGATGAAAATTTACGTCAAGAGACTGTGGATGTGGTCACCGGATTCTGCGAAAACGAACTGAGCCTGATAATTAAGGGTGTCGTTCCATCAAAAATTCTCGGTCCTAAAGGCAACCAGGAATATATGGCCTACATGGCCAAAGCGTAA
- a CDS encoding DMT family transporter → MIQGLIYSLISATAFAALPILVKLGYAAGMRGAVMMQYRFSYAVIFLFIFMLIKDRSLFKISKSSLAKCAFIGIIVYWTQTTCFVRALATIPASTTSLILYGYPVVVTLASVIFLKLRLNKLIVFSLCLVMAGCCLVFFDAFMREVDAVGLAYAFGAMATFSAYLVLTQVLLKGLKPLTATFYVMLFAAIVFTMSGDFMAWFHTSGEQMLISLALGLFPGVLAVTLLYQAIERIGCAYASIFSSVEPVVTLAGAAALLGENIVVLQVAGMALILIGIIVPNLRFGQPPLK, encoded by the coding sequence ATGATCCAAGGGCTTATTTACTCGTTGATTTCAGCAACGGCGTTTGCCGCCTTGCCGATTTTGGTCAAACTCGGCTATGCGGCAGGCATGCGTGGAGCGGTCATGATGCAATACCGCTTTTCCTACGCAGTCATTTTCCTGTTTATATTCATGTTGATCAAAGACCGATCACTCTTCAAAATATCCAAAAGCAGTTTAGCCAAATGTGCTTTTATAGGCATTATCGTTTATTGGACTCAGACAACCTGTTTTGTGCGAGCTCTTGCCACGATTCCGGCTTCCACTACCTCTCTGATCCTCTACGGCTATCCGGTAGTAGTCACTTTGGCCTCTGTTATATTCCTGAAACTACGACTCAACAAACTTATTGTATTTTCACTCTGTTTGGTCATGGCTGGATGCTGTCTCGTCTTTTTCGACGCCTTTATGCGCGAAGTGGACGCTGTAGGGCTGGCCTATGCATTTGGCGCTATGGCTACCTTCTCAGCATATCTTGTCCTGACCCAAGTGCTTCTCAAAGGGCTTAAACCTTTGACGGCCACCTTTTATGTAATGCTCTTTGCCGCCATAGTATTCACCATGTCAGGCGATTTCATGGCTTGGTTCCACACCTCAGGCGAACAAATGCTTATCAGCCTCGCTCTTGGATTATTTCCGGGAGTACTGGCTGTCACTCTTCTGTATCAAGCCATTGAAAGAATCGGTTGTGCTTATGCCAGTATTTTTTCGTCAGTTGAACCTGTGGTAACATTGGCAGGGGCTGCCGCCCTGCTCGGCGAGAACATAGTCGTGCTACAAGTAGCCGGCATGGCCCTGATCCTCATAGGCATCATTGTCCCCAATCTCCGATTCGGACAGCCGCCTCTAAAATAA
- a CDS encoding flagellar brake protein yields MHIESGSRIIVEYADKERMNCRYVGQSKGEFLLLKVPITPGIRERLVKGTHLQVRYLGAGRIVGFSVDVISYQAAPVSLVFLTYPTEFVEHNLRQEDRMTCHFPATVSVNEDVYSGHISDISPGGCCFVLADVSLLKLETKTPVAGTFQTMEGQKPYSFTGEFMTRCEAGPHQGLGIRFQGDVVLPEGVSTFFSEMVGAEENSGESS; encoded by the coding sequence ATGCATATTGAATCCGGTTCCCGGATTATTGTTGAATATGCGGACAAGGAGCGTATGAACTGTCGGTATGTGGGACAATCCAAAGGGGAATTCCTTCTCCTAAAAGTACCGATAACGCCTGGTATACGTGAGCGTCTTGTTAAAGGGACTCATTTACAGGTGAGATATTTGGGCGCTGGGAGAATTGTGGGTTTCAGTGTGGATGTCATTTCCTATCAGGCAGCGCCGGTGTCTTTGGTTTTTTTGACGTATCCCACTGAGTTCGTTGAGCATAACCTTAGGCAAGAGGACCGGATGACGTGTCATTTTCCTGCTACGGTATCCGTTAACGAAGATGTGTATAGTGGTCACATCTCAGACATTAGTCCGGGTGGGTGTTGTTTTGTTTTGGCTGATGTCTCCTTATTGAAATTGGAAACGAAGACTCCGGTTGCCGGAACGTTTCAGACAATGGAAGGTCAGAAGCCGTATTCTTTTACGGGGGAATTCATGACTCGTTGTGAGGCTGGCCCTCATCAAGGGCTGGGTATTCGATTTCAGGGTGACGTGGTGCTTCCTGAGGGGGTGTCGACTTTTTTTAGTGAAATGGTTGGTGCGGAAGAGAACTCTGGAGAGAGTTCGTGA
- a CDS encoding patatin-like phospholipase family protein produces the protein MVKKKTVSLVLGSGGARGLAHIGIIHWLEENGYAIQSITGCSMGALVGGIHAIGKLDEFEEWVRAVTMANMIGLLDLAFESNGLFRGNKIIDTLKGLVGEKLIEEMDIPFTAVATDIESAKEVWIDEGPLFDAIRASISLPLFFTPFKFHGVDLIDGGILNPVPIAPTFSDHTDITIAVNLCGKPKEGLFLSDDEEEGSSMLGNAISDFTGKIKSSLPHLKNGLKTRNIVLQSFDAMQGTIARQKIAAYPPDHVLEVPRNLCMILDFDKAAPLIQYGYDLAADRLSGILDDSKKG, from the coding sequence ATGGTAAAGAAAAAAACGGTTTCTCTCGTTCTTGGCAGCGGTGGTGCTCGTGGTCTTGCCCATATAGGAATTATCCATTGGCTTGAAGAAAATGGTTATGCAATTCAATCCATAACTGGGTGTTCCATGGGGGCTTTGGTGGGTGGTATCCACGCCATTGGTAAACTTGACGAGTTTGAAGAGTGGGTACGTGCTGTTACAATGGCCAATATGATTGGATTGCTTGATCTGGCGTTTGAAAGCAATGGGCTTTTCAGAGGTAACAAGATTATTGACACCCTCAAAGGCTTAGTCGGCGAAAAACTGATTGAGGAAATGGATATTCCATTTACCGCTGTAGCTACAGATATTGAATCGGCCAAGGAAGTGTGGATTGATGAGGGGCCACTTTTCGATGCCATTCGTGCATCCATTTCTTTGCCTTTGTTTTTCACTCCATTCAAATTCCATGGTGTTGATCTTATTGACGGAGGTATACTTAATCCTGTTCCCATAGCTCCAACTTTTAGCGATCATACAGATATTACCATTGCCGTGAACTTGTGTGGAAAACCCAAGGAAGGGTTGTTTTTATCTGATGATGAAGAGGAAGGGAGTTCTATGTTGGGCAACGCAATTTCGGATTTTACGGGGAAGATCAAGTCTTCGTTGCCGCATTTAAAGAACGGCCTGAAAACGCGCAACATTGTTTTGCAATCATTTGATGCCATGCAAGGGACAATCGCGCGACAAAAAATCGCTGCGTATCCTCCCGATCATGTCCTTGAAGTTCCGAGAAATCTCTGCATGATTCTTGATTTTGATAAGGCTGCCCCATTGATCCAATACGGCTATGATCTGGCCGCTGATCGTTTGTCCGGTATCCTTGATGATTCAAAAAAAGGCTGA
- a CDS encoding rhodanese-like domain-containing protein: MAQITMLTADAARSFMESRKPDSYTLLDVRQEWEYADEHIPGARLVPLVELIDRIDEIDKEKPVLAYCRSGARSMAASGLLEGQGFSEINNLVGGMSGWNGETAFGPMELGLIEFTGTETSAEVVLKAYSMESNLQRFYVERADMAETLERIELFMELAGFEDRHKDTLFTLYCRIVGQKMDRDRFEKTAFTSIGLAAEGGVEISDFLAQHPAAFDDDEGILQLATMIEAQALDYYLRCARRAADSQTETILQILAREEKAHLKLLGRYMDKRKA; this comes from the coding sequence ATGGCACAGATAACTATGTTGACTGCGGATGCTGCTCGGTCTTTTATGGAGAGTCGTAAACCTGACTCTTATACTTTGTTAGATGTCCGTCAGGAGTGGGAATATGCTGATGAGCATATTCCCGGAGCGCGTCTTGTCCCTTTAGTTGAACTCATCGATCGTATTGATGAGATTGACAAGGAGAAGCCTGTTTTGGCCTATTGTCGATCGGGTGCCCGGAGTATGGCCGCTTCGGGATTGTTAGAAGGACAGGGGTTTTCCGAGATTAATAATCTTGTTGGCGGCATGTCCGGTTGGAATGGAGAGACAGCTTTTGGTCCTATGGAACTTGGACTGATTGAATTTACTGGGACGGAAACTTCTGCCGAAGTTGTACTTAAGGCGTACTCCATGGAGAGTAATCTGCAACGCTTCTATGTGGAACGCGCTGATATGGCAGAAACACTTGAAAGAATAGAATTATTCATGGAATTGGCTGGGTTTGAAGATCGACATAAAGATACATTATTTACCCTCTACTGCAGGATTGTTGGACAGAAAATGGATCGTGATCGGTTTGAGAAAACGGCTTTTACATCAATTGGTTTGGCAGCGGAGGGAGGGGTGGAGATCAGTGACTTTTTGGCCCAACATCCTGCTGCTTTCGACGACGATGAAGGAATCCTGCAATTGGCGACCATGATTGAAGCTCAGGCTTTGGATTACTATTTGCGGTGTGCACGAAGGGCAGCTGATTCGCAAACTGAAACCATATTGCAAATTTTAGCGAGGGAAGAAAAGGCTCATTTGAAGTTGTTGGGACGCTATATGGACAAGCGAAAAGCGTAA
- a CDS encoding DUF456 domain-containing protein: MEYVWAIFLILGLMFSQVLQLFSLPANWIAIALVSLWKYIYPDSMTWDFVIIISVVAAVAETLEFFLQARYAGKYGASTRGNIGGIIGAVAGAIFGAPFFLGLGALIGALSGAYLGCLIAEMPGRSRPEALMAAKGAFVGKALGFTVKTAIGATIVVISIPKVWP, encoded by the coding sequence ATGGAATATGTCTGGGCTATTTTCCTCATACTCGGTCTGATGTTTTCGCAGGTGTTGCAACTGTTCAGCCTGCCTGCGAACTGGATCGCCATCGCTTTGGTGTCACTGTGGAAATATATCTACCCGGATTCCATGACATGGGATTTTGTCATCATCATTTCAGTGGTGGCTGCCGTCGCCGAAACTTTGGAGTTCTTCCTTCAGGCCCGATACGCCGGAAAATACGGTGCCTCAACCCGTGGCAATATTGGCGGCATCATCGGGGCCGTTGCTGGGGCAATCTTTGGCGCACCGTTCTTTCTCGGACTAGGCGCGCTCATCGGCGCACTCAGTGGCGCCTATCTCGGCTGCCTTATTGCCGAAATGCCTGGACGATCCCGTCCGGAAGCACTCATGGCCGCCAAAGGAGCTTTTGTCGGCAAGGCTCTCGGCTTTACCGTCAAAACGGCCATTGGAGCCACTATCGTGGTCATTTCAATCCCCAAAGTCTGGCCATAA
- a CDS encoding ABC transporter ATP-binding protein has protein sequence MITLNALSFAYPSGGNVLSGLSMNIPKGTLLGLVGANGSGKSTLLSLMAGLYPPTGGSLTVADRVSPGSEKSIRAICRLVMQDADLQILGGTVEEDMLMGSRRDEKAIAQAKDMADRFNVLSAWERPVQTLSWGMKRKLCLAAALLDDPNVLLLDEPFSGLDYHGVREMRAIIGENRQAGLTQVVSSHDLESFIDLVDGLAVLDRGKLVVTGPPESILDSVREHGVRPPHSWSVDRVLGSWDAGEN, from the coding sequence ATGATTACACTGAACGCACTCTCTTTTGCTTATCCATCCGGCGGGAATGTCCTGTCCGGTCTTTCCATGAATATTCCCAAAGGCACTCTTTTGGGGTTAGTCGGAGCCAATGGGAGCGGGAAGTCTACACTTCTGTCGCTTATGGCTGGACTGTATCCCCCTACTGGAGGTTCATTGACCGTTGCCGATCGTGTCAGCCCCGGTTCGGAGAAATCCATTCGCGCCATATGTCGTTTGGTTATGCAGGATGCCGATCTGCAAATTCTTGGTGGAACTGTGGAAGAAGATATGCTGATGGGCTCAAGACGTGATGAAAAAGCCATTGCTCAGGCCAAGGATATGGCCGACAGATTCAATGTGCTTTCGGCATGGGAACGGCCAGTGCAGACTCTTTCTTGGGGCATGAAGCGTAAGCTTTGTTTGGCTGCGGCATTGTTGGATGATCCGAATGTTCTGCTGCTCGACGAACCCTTTAGCGGGCTGGATTACCATGGAGTCCGCGAAATGCGAGCCATCATAGGAGAAAACCGACAGGCAGGGTTGACGCAAGTTGTATCATCCCATGATCTGGAAAGTTTTATTGATCTCGTGGATGGTCTGGCTGTTCTTGATAGGGGAAAGCTTGTTGTGACAGGTCCGCCTGAGTCCATACTGGATTCTGTTCGTGAGCATGGTGTACGACCTCCTCACTCATGGTCTGTTGATCGTGTTCTTGGATCGTGGGACGCGGGGGAAAATTGA
- the thrC gene encoding threonine synthase, translating into MTADLFPTYRGHMEYFCLGCGKRFPTDELHYTCPECGGVFLLDNLLFDDLKKTSGKQWRELFDSRAASKKTALRGIFRFYELMAPVLEEEDIVYLGEGNTPVVESSPGLNQTTGLTTAYKNDGQNPSASFKDRGMACGFSYLRSLIRQNDWDQILTVCASTGDTSAAAALYASYVGGAIKSVVILPHGKVTPAQLAQPLGSGAVVLEVPGVFDDCMKVVEHLADNYRVALLNSKNAWRILGQESYAFECAQWFDWDMKGKCIFVPIGNAGNITAIMAGFLKLYELEIITDLPRIFGVQSHHADPVYRYYAVDDPKERQYEPVTVAASVAQAAMIGNPVSFPRVKYFAEKFEAIGGKDSFQVLQVTEQQIMDSMIQANMHGHIACTQGGESFAGAKRALELGLVTPEELCILDSTAHQLKFVDFQNMYFDNSFPPEFEITPDMSLANTPELVISPEEKDTLSPEEYTRNTADKVVEKLGLEKK; encoded by the coding sequence ATGACTGCCGACCTTTTTCCTACTTATCGTGGACACATGGAATACTTCTGCCTTGGCTGCGGCAAGCGATTCCCCACCGATGAATTGCATTACACATGCCCCGAATGTGGCGGCGTGTTCCTGCTCGACAACTTGCTTTTTGATGATCTGAAAAAAACATCGGGTAAGCAATGGCGAGAACTTTTCGACAGTCGTGCCGCTTCCAAAAAAACTGCCTTGCGCGGAATTTTCCGTTTCTATGAGCTCATGGCCCCTGTGCTTGAAGAAGAAGATATTGTCTATCTCGGCGAAGGTAACACCCCTGTTGTCGAATCCAGCCCCGGCCTGAATCAAACAACAGGCCTGACCACTGCATACAAAAACGACGGCCAAAACCCATCTGCCTCCTTCAAGGATCGTGGTATGGCCTGCGGCTTTTCCTATCTTCGTTCGCTCATCCGTCAAAATGATTGGGATCAGATTCTCACGGTCTGCGCGTCCACAGGGGACACTTCGGCCGCGGCCGCTCTGTATGCCTCCTATGTCGGAGGGGCCATTAAATCCGTGGTTATTTTGCCACACGGCAAAGTCACACCGGCACAGCTTGCCCAACCACTCGGTTCCGGCGCAGTGGTGTTAGAGGTCCCCGGCGTTTTTGACGACTGCATGAAAGTAGTCGAACATCTGGCCGACAATTACCGTGTAGCCTTGCTCAATTCAAAGAATGCATGGCGCATTCTGGGCCAAGAATCCTATGCTTTTGAATGCGCTCAGTGGTTCGATTGGGACATGAAGGGCAAATGTATTTTTGTTCCCATCGGCAATGCGGGAAATATAACAGCCATCATGGCCGGATTCCTCAAGCTGTATGAACTGGAAATCATCACCGACCTGCCACGAATTTTCGGAGTCCAGTCACATCATGCTGATCCGGTTTATCGTTACTATGCAGTAGATGATCCCAAAGAAAGACAATACGAGCCAGTGACTGTAGCCGCATCCGTGGCTCAGGCTGCCATGATCGGCAACCCGGTATCCTTCCCTCGCGTAAAATATTTCGCCGAGAAATTCGAAGCTATTGGAGGCAAGGATTCTTTCCAAGTCCTTCAGGTCACGGAACAACAAATCATGGATTCCATGATTCAGGCCAACATGCACGGACACATCGCCTGCACACAGGGTGGTGAATCCTTTGCCGGAGCAAAACGCGCCTTGGAACTCGGTCTGGTAACGCCTGAAGAACTCTGTATTCTCGATTCAACAGCACACCAACTCAAGTTCGTGGACTTCCAGAATATGTATTTCGACAACAGCTTCCCCCCTGAATTTGAAATCACCCCTGACATGTCTCTGGCGAACACGCCGGAACTGGTCATTTCCCCCGAGGAAAAAGACACTCTTTCCCCCGAAGAATACACCCGCAATACTGCGGACAAAGTGGTTGAAAAACTCGGTCTGGAAAAGAAATAA
- a CDS encoding outer membrane protein transport protein, which translates to MKRASAIFFCSFVLCILASAVTVHAGGFALYEWGNRALGMGTANYATGNDASVIAYNPSQMTKLEGTNVYAGAAVINPMSDVYIDGDKSTTSSVNHVVPHAYITHQVNDDLYIGLGEYTRFGLGTKYDDEWAGATLLQEALLETYSLTPTVAYKVTDDLALSGGVEFIKGGFMIKKMLLGGGDKFKVDVDSAALAFNLSMLYDITDDLNFGFIYRSPVHFVGKGKATYHNGAGALVSSGNATLTADFPASYTAGLGYSPIENLTFEFDIVYTQWEQFDRIEFDFDGFALPDTEEDFNYKSTWRFQLGAEYLVTNALALRAGYVYDQSPIRHDYTSPMLPANDRQMFTLGAGYAINNLTFDLSGMYIVTKERHGMEMTDTAGTAYDVDFKDGRTWGAGLSVGYTF; encoded by the coding sequence ATGAAACGTGCATCCGCCATTTTTTTCTGTAGTTTCGTACTCTGTATTTTAGCGTCCGCAGTGACTGTTCATGCGGGCGGTTTTGCTCTTTATGAGTGGGGTAACCGTGCGCTGGGTATGGGTACCGCCAACTATGCGACAGGTAATGACGCTTCAGTCATCGCTTATAACCCGTCTCAGATGACCAAGCTGGAAGGCACCAATGTTTATGCCGGTGCAGCGGTTATTAATCCCATGTCGGATGTTTACATTGACGGTGATAAGTCTACCACCAGTTCTGTGAACCATGTTGTTCCGCATGCCTACATTACTCATCAGGTTAATGATGATCTGTATATCGGTTTGGGTGAATACACCCGTTTTGGTCTTGGCACCAAGTATGACGACGAGTGGGCCGGTGCAACCTTACTTCAGGAAGCTTTGCTGGAGACATATTCATTAACACCCACAGTTGCTTACAAGGTGACTGATGATTTGGCGCTTTCAGGTGGCGTTGAGTTCATTAAGGGTGGTTTTATGATTAAGAAGATGCTTCTCGGCGGTGGAGATAAGTTTAAAGTTGACGTAGATTCCGCCGCTCTCGCATTTAATCTGTCCATGCTCTACGATATCACCGATGATTTGAATTTTGGATTCATCTACCGGTCTCCGGTTCATTTTGTCGGAAAAGGCAAAGCTACCTATCATAATGGAGCTGGTGCTCTTGTCTCTTCTGGTAATGCAACGCTTACCGCGGATTTCCCTGCCAGTTATACCGCTGGACTGGGATATTCTCCCATTGAAAATCTGACGTTTGAATTTGATATTGTGTATACTCAGTGGGAACAGTTTGACCGTATCGAATTTGATTTTGACGGTTTCGCCCTGCCTGATACTGAAGAAGATTTTAACTATAAGAGTACTTGGCGCTTCCAGCTTGGTGCAGAGTATTTGGTTACCAATGCGTTGGCTTTGCGAGCTGGTTATGTCTACGACCAGAGTCCTATTCGACATGATTATACCTCTCCCATGCTGCCCGCGAATGATCGGCAGATGTTCACTCTTGGTGCTGGATACGCGATTAATAACCTGACATTTGACCTGTCTGGTATGTATATCGTGACCAAGGAACGCCATGGTATGGAGATGACTGACACTGCTGGCACTGCATACGATGTGGACTTTAAGGATGGGCGTACCTGGGGAGCCGGTCTTTCTGTTGGGTATACCTTCTAA